A single region of the Bacillota bacterium genome encodes:
- a CDS encoding sugar ABC transporter permease — translation MGIVVSRGFRRERTAWGLLAPTLIVLGFAGLLPFLYVLYVGFFDWNIFSRTVGLTWAGAANYRRLVFDADFLAALWRGIKFTLWTVSIEMILGFALALLLMRPLRGRNFFRAAYALPLTLAPIALGATWRLMTIPGFGLIPYYLSRLGIDYNIGRHASQAFFTTVAMDVWHWTPFVTLTLLAGLTALPREPFEQAQVDGAHSWHILRYLTLPMLRPVISTALFLRIMDALRIVDEVWMLTSGGPGTATRYAGIHVWRVVFPKTDYGYGSAMSVLLLYFTIVLCWLLLTTIIQVGRETSD, via the coding sequence ATGGGTATTGTAGTTTCGCGGGGCTTTCGCCGGGAGCGCACGGCGTGGGGGCTTCTCGCCCCCACGCTAATCGTATTAGGTTTCGCCGGTCTCCTGCCCTTCTTATATGTGCTTTATGTAGGTTTTTTTGATTGGAACATCTTTTCTCGAACGGTCGGGCTCACCTGGGCCGGAGCGGCCAACTACCGCCGCCTGGTCTTTGACGCGGATTTTCTGGCGGCATTATGGCGTGGTATAAAATTTACCCTATGGACCGTCTCTATCGAGATGATATTGGGTTTTGCCCTGGCCCTCCTGCTTATGAGGCCCCTCCGGGGCCGCAACTTCTTCCGGGCAGCTTACGCCCTTCCTTTGACGCTGGCCCCTATCGCTTTGGGCGCGACGTGGCGGCTGATGACCATCCCAGGCTTTGGCCTTATCCCATATTACCTCTCCCGGTTGGGGATCGATTACAACATCGGACGCCACGCCAGCCAGGCCTTTTTCACCACTGTAGCTATGGATGTATGGCACTGGACCCCCTTCGTTACTCTAACTCTTTTGGCCGGACTCACCGCACTACCGAGAGAGCCGTTTGAGCAGGCTCAGGTCGATGGAGCCCACAGCTGGCATATTCTTCGATATCTGACACTTCCCATGCTGCGCCCTGTTATCAGTACAGCTTTATTCCTGCGTATCATGGATGCGCTTCGCATCGTCGATGAGGTCTGGATGCTAACAAGCGGCGGCCCCGGAACGGCCACCCGATATGCGGGGATCCACGTGTGGCGGGTAGTGTTTCCTAAAACTGACTACGGATATGGCTCGGCCATGTCGGTCCTGCTACTCTATTTCACCATTGTACTGTGCTGGTTGCTACTCACGACGATCATACAAGTGGGAAGGGAGACAAGCGATTGA
- a CDS encoding alcohol dehydrogenase catalytic domain-containing protein has translation MTISKTMQAVVVYGPRDYRLEERPIPEVGQGEVLVKVLAAGICASDVKTFYGLRVWGSEDIPPYIEAPVTAGHEFVGEVVALGEGAAEKYGLAIGDMAVSEQIVPCWGCRYCRRGQYWMCQRHDIYGFKRGRAEGAWAQYMKYPANALNYRVPKEIRPELAATIEPLACAIHAVERADIQLGDVVVIGGMGAIGLFMLQVARMKGPGLLVATDLKPHRLELAQRLGADVVINPATEDPVEKVLDMTDQYGCDVYIEASGAGAAVPQGLKMIRKLGTFVEFSVHSGPIAVDWSIIGDVKELNIHGAHLSPYAYPKAIRYLENGKVNADPIVTHKLPLKDYRKGIELVHEGNESVKVVLIPGS, from the coding sequence ATGACGATATCTAAAACGATGCAGGCTGTGGTGGTCTACGGGCCCCGTGACTACCGGCTCGAGGAACGACCGATCCCTGAGGTAGGCCAGGGGGAGGTACTGGTGAAGGTTTTGGCCGCTGGCATCTGCGCAAGCGACGTGAAGACTTTCTATGGCCTGCGCGTATGGGGGTCCGAGGATATCCCTCCCTATATTGAAGCACCGGTTACGGCCGGGCATGAATTCGTAGGAGAGGTAGTGGCCTTGGGTGAAGGAGCCGCCGAGAAATACGGCCTCGCTATCGGGGATATGGCCGTCTCCGAACAAATCGTTCCGTGCTGGGGGTGCCGGTATTGCCGGCGAGGACAGTACTGGATGTGTCAGCGGCATGATATATACGGGTTCAAGCGGGGGCGAGCTGAGGGCGCATGGGCTCAATATATGAAATATCCGGCCAACGCCCTCAACTATAGGGTACCCAAAGAAATCAGACCAGAGCTGGCAGCCACTATCGAGCCACTGGCGTGTGCTATTCACGCAGTTGAACGCGCCGACATTCAGCTGGGTGATGTGGTCGTCATTGGGGGCATGGGTGCTATCGGACTGTTTATGCTGCAGGTTGCCAGGATGAAGGGACCAGGCCTGCTTGTTGCTACCGACCTGAAACCCCACCGGCTGGAGCTTGCGCAGCGCCTGGGAGCCGATGTGGTCATTAATCCTGCCACAGAGGATCCGGTAGAGAAGGTGCTGGATATGACGGACCAGTACGGATGTGACGTTTACATCGAGGCGAGCGGAGCCGGGGCGGCTGTGCCGCAAGGTTTGAAGATGATACGCAAGCTGGGGACCTTCGTCGAGTTCAGCGTCCATTCGGGCCCCATCGCGGTAGATTGGTCGATTATCGGCGATGTGAAAGAGCTCAACATTCACGGCGCTCATCTAAGCCCTTACGCCTACCCCAAGGCCATCAGATACCTTGAAAATGGCAAGGTAAACGCCGATCCCATCGTGACCCACAAACTACCTTTAAAGGATTATCGTAAAGGGATAGAACTGGTCCACGAAGGTAATGAATCAGTGAAAGTCGTCTTGATCCCGGGATCATAG
- a CDS encoding carbohydrate ABC transporter permease: MRRAVLWVIHTGWLYGVWILLMLITLFPIYWTFVISARTRLELFSGPKLWQTSFYAENYIRPLFRDIYGAYLFNSLVVATGNTLLVIILAVLATYALSRFRVSGARNIFFWAITNRMAPPAAFMLPLYLLYSRVIKVGDWSLFDTRIGLILAYCVFNLPFAIWLLKGIVDTIPKQLDEAAMVDGATILQVIRIIIVPLSAPGIAITGLLSWIFAWNEYLFAATLTSSEARTITTGLMEFVTVVGTNWGEMAAIAMVSVLPAILLLALVQRYIIAGLTFGAVRE; this comes from the coding sequence ATGCGAAGAGCGGTATTATGGGTAATCCATACAGGCTGGCTTTATGGGGTATGGATTCTACTGATGCTTATTACCCTTTTCCCCATTTACTGGACGTTTGTTATCTCAGCACGTACCCGTCTCGAGCTTTTTTCCGGACCTAAATTGTGGCAGACCAGTTTTTACGCAGAAAACTATATACGCCCCCTATTTCGTGATATCTATGGAGCCTACCTGTTCAACTCGCTCGTAGTTGCAACGGGCAACACCCTCCTGGTAATCATCCTCGCTGTATTGGCTACCTATGCCTTATCACGCTTCCGCGTGAGCGGGGCCCGGAATATCTTCTTCTGGGCTATTACCAACCGTATGGCGCCCCCGGCTGCCTTTATGCTTCCTTTGTACTTGTTATACAGCCGGGTAATCAAGGTGGGGGACTGGTCGCTGTTCGATACCCGCATCGGGCTTATCCTGGCGTACTGCGTTTTCAACCTCCCTTTTGCCATCTGGTTGCTGAAGGGCATTGTAGATACGATCCCAAAACAGCTGGATGAGGCGGCCATGGTCGATGGAGCAACCATCTTACAGGTGATCCGCATCATCATCGTGCCTCTATCGGCGCCCGGCATCGCCATTACGGGCCTCTTGAGCTGGATATTCGCATGGAATGAATATCTCTTCGCAGCTACGCTAACCAGCTCCGAGGCGCGTACCATCACGACCGGGTTGATGGAGTTCGTTACCGTGGTCGGCACTAATTGGGGCGAGATGGCGGCCATTGCCATGGTATCTGTCCTGCCGGCCATTTTGCTCCTTGCACTGGTTCAACGTTATATCATCGCCGGATTAACCTTTGGTGCAGTTCGAGAATAG